One window of the Mitsuaria sp. 7 genome contains the following:
- the urtA gene encoding urea ABC transporter substrate-binding protein has translation MSSHPPKTARTPRPQPQQRRFALKTLAVAGALTGLNLAALPAFAADTIKVGVLHSLSGTMAISETVLKDTVLMAIDEINAKGGVLGKKLEPVIVDPASNWPLFAEKTRQLLTQDKVAVIFGCWTSVSRKSVLPVVEELNGLLFYPVQYEGEELSKNVFYTGAAPNQQAIPAVDYLMSKDGGGAKRWVLLGTDYVYPRTTNKILRAYLKSKGVKDSDIDEKYTPFGHSDYQTIVADIKKFSAGGKTAVVSTINGDSNVPFYKELGNAGLKAKDVPVVAFSVGEEELRGVDTKPLVGHLAAWNYFMSIKNPTNDAFIKKWSTYAKAKNLPGHKDKPLTNDPMEATYIGINMWKQAVEKAKSTDTDKVIAAMAGQTFSAPSGITSKMDEKNHHLHKSVFIGEIRADGQFNVVWKTPAPVKAKPWSPYIAGNEGKPDEPAKK, from the coding sequence ATGTCGTCGCACCCGCCAAAAACCGCTCGCACACCTCGCCCGCAGCCCCAGCAGCGCCGCTTCGCCCTCAAGACCCTGGCCGTCGCCGGCGCGCTGACCGGCCTGAACCTCGCCGCCCTGCCCGCCTTCGCCGCCGACACCATCAAGGTCGGGGTGCTGCACAGCCTGTCGGGCACGATGGCGATCTCGGAGACGGTGCTCAAGGACACCGTCCTGATGGCCATCGACGAGATCAACGCCAAGGGCGGCGTGCTGGGCAAGAAGCTGGAGCCGGTGATCGTCGACCCGGCCTCCAACTGGCCGCTGTTCGCCGAGAAGACCCGCCAGCTGCTGACCCAGGACAAGGTCGCGGTGATCTTCGGCTGCTGGACCTCGGTGTCGCGCAAGTCGGTGCTGCCGGTGGTCGAGGAACTCAACGGCCTGCTCTTCTATCCCGTGCAGTACGAGGGCGAGGAACTCAGCAAGAACGTCTTCTACACCGGCGCCGCGCCCAACCAGCAGGCGATCCCCGCGGTCGACTACCTGATGAGCAAGGACGGCGGCGGCGCCAAGCGCTGGGTGCTGCTGGGCACCGACTACGTCTACCCCCGCACCACCAACAAGATCCTGCGCGCCTACCTGAAGAGCAAGGGCGTGAAGGACAGCGACATCGACGAGAAGTACACCCCGTTCGGCCACAGCGACTACCAGACCATCGTCGCGGACATCAAGAAGTTCTCGGCCGGCGGCAAGACCGCGGTGGTGTCGACGATCAACGGCGACTCCAACGTGCCGTTCTACAAGGAGCTGGGCAACGCCGGGCTGAAGGCCAAGGACGTGCCGGTGGTGGCGTTCTCCGTCGGCGAGGAAGAGCTGCGCGGCGTCGATACGAAGCCGCTGGTCGGACACCTGGCGGCGTGGAACTACTTCATGTCGATCAAGAACCCGACCAACGACGCGTTCATCAAGAAGTGGTCGACGTATGCGAAGGCCAAGAACCTGCCCGGCCACAAGGACAAGCCGCTGACCAACGATCCGATGGAGGCCACCTACATCGGCATCAACATGTGGAAGCAGGCGGTGGAGAAGGCCAAGTCGACCGACACCGACAAGGTGATCGCCGCGATGGCCGGCCAGACCTTCAGCGCGCCGTCGGGCATCACGTCCAAGATGGACGAGAAGAACCATCACCTGCACAAGTCGGTGTTCATCGGCGAGATCCGCGCGGACGGGCAGTTCAACGTGGTGTGGAAGACGCCCGCGCCGGTGAAGGCCAAGCCGTGGAGCCCGTACATCGCCGGGAACGAAGGCAAGCCTGACGAGCCGGCGAAGAAGTGA
- a CDS encoding ATP-binding protein: MHFLGSPPMDAPLPTQDAPQHIIKLRRDYNAWVARETLEDYALRYTPHRFRRWSTWRVANTAFGAASFLILEAVGATLLLHYGWTNAALAILATGLIIFLAGLPISVYAARHGVDMDLLTRGAGFGYIGSTLTSLIYASFTFIFFALEAAVMAYALELALDIPPQWGYLICAVVVIPLVTHGISAISRLQLWTQPLWLALLVLPFAWVGWLHPGAFEGITTQVGSQSGTAAFDVHAFGAALTVGVALITQMGEQADYLRFMPRQTKENRLRWWAAVLAGGPGWIVLGVLKMLGGALLAYLAVSHAVPAERAVDPNQMYLAAYEYVFPQYGWAVAVTALFVVVSQLKINVTNAYAGSLAWSNFFSRLTHSHPGRVVWVVFNTLIAFMLMSMNVFEALGHVLGLYANIAIAWIMAVVADLVINKPLGLSPPGIEFKRAHLYDVNPVGVGAMALASVLSVAAHLGMMGDLAQAWSAAIAMVTALVTAPLIAWATKGRYYLARPLAEIQAAGLQTESAEGVRRCVICERDYEGPDMAHCPAYRGPICSLCCTLDARCGDLCKPHASLSAQWTAALRRVLPQRSWRYIDTGLGHYLLLMLVLTPLLATLFGLLYHQQLQQLPLIDAAAQDALRASLKAGMLKAFFALLLVAGTVAWWLVLAHQSRVVAQEESMRQTQALMREIASHRRTDEALQGARLQAERAQAAAEAANQAKSRYISTISHELRTPLNSILGYAQLMAADASLPPQRRQAVQVIKRGGEHLMQLIDGTLDIARIEAGRLSLEPAPVRFDELLRELADMFEPQAAAKGLSFRFEPQGTLPEWVRADEQRLRQILINLLGNAIKFTTEGEVTLRVRHGREMATLEIADTGPGMDAAELARIFEPFARGTSGAGGAPGAGLGLTISKMLTALMGGEMSATSEPGRGSIFRVRLFLPELHGRIWDTPRMRRAAKERLGLDGVSPRVLIVDNESDDRQLLIELLEPLGFTVRDASSGHDALDLVAAGWVPDAVLMDLAMPGIDGWETIRRLRRMLGELGVNAPAVAVVSANAFERGQDNDAGIAARDFILKPVRHELLLDWLTEQLSLSWRVGPERASPDPQPAAAAVETPPADRLTGLREALQLGYYRGVLQQLDAIEAADAAWRPFCEAQRALARQFQFEAMLRALARSENPA; encoded by the coding sequence ATGCATTTCCTGGGTAGCCCGCCCATGGACGCTCCCCTCCCCACCCAAGACGCCCCGCAGCACATCATCAAGCTGCGGCGGGACTACAACGCCTGGGTGGCGAGGGAGACGCTGGAGGACTACGCGCTGCGCTACACGCCGCACCGTTTCCGGCGCTGGTCGACCTGGCGGGTGGCCAACACGGCCTTCGGCGCGGCGTCCTTCCTGATCCTGGAGGCCGTCGGCGCCACGCTGCTGCTGCATTACGGCTGGACCAACGCCGCGCTGGCGATCCTGGCCACCGGGCTGATCATCTTCCTGGCCGGCCTGCCCATCAGCGTCTACGCGGCCCGCCACGGCGTGGACATGGACCTGCTGACCCGGGGCGCGGGCTTCGGCTACATCGGCTCGACGCTGACCTCGCTGATCTACGCGAGCTTCACCTTCATCTTCTTCGCCCTTGAGGCGGCGGTGATGGCCTACGCGCTGGAGCTGGCCCTCGACATCCCACCCCAGTGGGGCTACCTGATCTGCGCGGTCGTGGTGATCCCGCTCGTGACACACGGCATCTCCGCGATCAGCCGGTTGCAGCTCTGGACCCAGCCGCTGTGGCTGGCGCTGCTGGTGCTGCCCTTCGCGTGGGTGGGGTGGCTTCATCCTGGTGCGTTCGAGGGCATCACGACCCAGGTTGGGTCGCAATCGGGCACGGCGGCTTTCGACGTGCACGCCTTCGGTGCGGCGCTGACCGTCGGTGTGGCGCTCATCACCCAGATGGGCGAGCAGGCCGACTACCTGCGCTTCATGCCGCGCCAGACGAAGGAGAACCGCCTGCGCTGGTGGGCCGCGGTGCTGGCCGGCGGACCGGGCTGGATCGTGCTGGGCGTGCTGAAGATGCTGGGCGGGGCGCTGCTGGCCTACCTCGCCGTCAGCCACGCCGTGCCCGCCGAGCGAGCGGTCGACCCCAACCAGATGTACCTCGCCGCCTACGAGTACGTGTTCCCGCAGTACGGCTGGGCGGTCGCGGTGACGGCGCTGTTCGTCGTCGTCTCCCAGCTCAAGATCAACGTCACCAACGCGTATGCGGGCTCGCTGGCGTGGAGCAACTTCTTCTCGCGCCTGACGCACAGCCATCCGGGCCGCGTGGTCTGGGTCGTGTTCAACACCCTCATCGCCTTCATGCTGATGTCGATGAACGTGTTCGAGGCGCTCGGGCATGTGCTCGGCCTCTACGCCAACATCGCCATCGCGTGGATCATGGCCGTCGTCGCGGACCTCGTGATCAACAAGCCGCTGGGACTCTCGCCGCCGGGCATCGAGTTCAAGCGCGCGCACCTGTACGACGTGAATCCCGTCGGCGTCGGCGCGATGGCGCTGGCCTCGGTGCTGTCGGTGGCGGCGCACCTCGGGATGATGGGCGACCTCGCGCAGGCCTGGTCGGCGGCGATCGCAATGGTGACGGCGCTGGTCACCGCGCCCCTGATCGCGTGGGCGACGAAGGGGCGCTACTACCTCGCGCGGCCGTTGGCCGAGATTCAGGCCGCCGGACTCCAGACGGAGTCGGCGGAAGGCGTGCGCCGCTGCGTGATCTGCGAGCGCGACTACGAAGGTCCGGACATGGCGCACTGCCCGGCCTACCGCGGTCCGATCTGCTCGCTGTGCTGCACGCTGGACGCGCGCTGCGGCGACCTCTGCAAGCCGCACGCGAGCCTGTCCGCGCAATGGACCGCCGCGCTGCGCCGCGTGCTGCCGCAGCGCAGCTGGCGCTACATCGACACCGGACTCGGCCACTACCTGCTGCTGATGCTCGTGCTCACGCCGCTGCTGGCGACGCTGTTCGGGCTGCTCTATCACCAGCAGCTGCAGCAGCTCCCGCTGATCGACGCCGCCGCGCAGGACGCGCTCCGCGCCAGCCTGAAGGCGGGGATGCTCAAGGCCTTCTTCGCGCTGCTGCTCGTGGCCGGCACCGTCGCGTGGTGGCTGGTGCTGGCGCACCAGAGCCGCGTGGTCGCCCAGGAAGAATCGATGCGGCAGACGCAGGCGCTGATGCGCGAGATCGCCTCCCACCGCCGCACCGACGAGGCGCTGCAGGGCGCGCGCCTGCAGGCCGAGCGCGCACAGGCCGCGGCGGAGGCCGCCAACCAGGCCAAGAGCCGCTACATCAGCACCATCAGCCACGAGCTGCGCACGCCGCTGAACAGCATCCTCGGCTACGCGCAGCTGATGGCGGCGGACGCCTCGCTGCCGCCACAACGGCGGCAGGCGGTGCAGGTCATCAAGCGCGGCGGCGAGCATCTGATGCAGCTGATCGACGGCACGCTGGACATCGCGCGCATCGAAGCCGGCCGGCTGAGCCTGGAGCCCGCGCCGGTGCGCTTCGACGAGCTGCTGCGCGAGCTGGCCGACATGTTCGAGCCGCAGGCCGCGGCGAAGGGCCTGAGCTTCCGCTTCGAGCCGCAAGGCACGCTGCCCGAGTGGGTGCGCGCGGACGAGCAGCGCCTCCGCCAGATCCTGATCAACCTGTTGGGCAACGCGATCAAGTTCACCACCGAGGGCGAGGTCACGCTGCGCGTGCGGCACGGCCGCGAGATGGCGACGCTGGAGATCGCCGACACCGGTCCGGGCATGGACGCGGCGGAACTGGCGCGCATCTTCGAGCCCTTCGCGCGCGGCACGAGCGGCGCCGGCGGCGCGCCGGGTGCGGGACTCGGATTGACGATCTCCAAGATGCTGACGGCGCTGATGGGCGGCGAGATGTCGGCGACCAGCGAGCCCGGACGCGGTTCGATCTTCCGCGTGCGGCTGTTCCTGCCCGAGCTGCACGGCCGCATCTGGGACACGCCGCGCATGCGTCGCGCGGCGAAGGAGCGCCTCGGGCTCGACGGCGTCTCGCCGCGGGTGCTGATCGTCGACAACGAGTCCGACGATCGCCAGCTGCTGATCGAGCTGCTGGAGCCGCTCGGCTTCACCGTGCGCGACGCGTCGAGCGGCCATGACGCGCTGGATCTCGTCGCGGCCGGCTGGGTGCCGGACGCGGTGCTGATGGACCTCGCGATGCCGGGCATCGACGGCTGGGAAACGATCCGGCGGCTGCGGCGCATGCTGGGCGAGCTCGGCGTGAACGCGCCGGCGGTGGCGGTGGTGTCGGCGAATGCGTTCGAGCGCGGCCAGGACAACGATGCCGGCATCGCCGCGCGCGACTTCATCCTGAAGCCGGTGCGGCACGAACTGCTGCTGGACTGGCTGACCGAGCAGCTGTCGCTGTCCTGGCGCGTCGGCCCCGAGCGCGCGTCTCCCGATCCACAGCCGGCTGCTGCGGCGGTCGAAACACCACCTGCCGATCGCCTCACCGGACTGCGCGAGGCACTGCAGCTCGGCTACTACCGCGGCGTGCTGCAGCAGCTCGACGCGATCGAGGCCGCCGACGCCGCGTGGCGTCCCTTCTGTGAAGCGCAGCGCGCGTTGGCGCGGCAATTCCAGTTCGAAGCGATGCTGCGCGCCCTCGCGCGCAGCGAGAACCCCGCGTGA
- a CDS encoding oxidoreductase, with protein sequence MRPQQQPVALVTGASSGMGKDFALRLIAEGYLVYAAARRFDRMEDIRAAGGRILAMDVTDEVSMSSVVGRIVDEQGRIDVLINNAGYGQYGALEDVPLDEGRRQMETNLFGAARLIQLCLPHMRAQGRGRIINISSIGGKLASPMGGWYHASKFALEGYSDALRNEVAQFGIDVVVIEPGGVASEWAGIASEAALRYSGKGAYAALANKFNDLQQQITSNPGPAVISDLVVKALKARRPKARYHGGFLASPMLFLKYVLSDRLFDRMIRMAMR encoded by the coding sequence ATGCGTCCCCAACAGCAACCCGTCGCCCTCGTCACCGGCGCGTCCTCCGGCATGGGCAAGGACTTCGCCCTGCGGCTGATCGCCGAGGGCTACCTCGTCTACGCCGCCGCGCGCCGCTTCGACCGGATGGAAGACATCCGCGCGGCCGGCGGCAGGATCCTGGCGATGGACGTGACCGACGAGGTCTCCATGTCCTCCGTGGTCGGCCGGATCGTCGACGAGCAGGGACGCATCGACGTCCTCATCAACAACGCCGGCTACGGCCAGTACGGCGCGCTGGAGGACGTGCCCCTCGATGAAGGCCGCCGGCAGATGGAGACCAACCTGTTCGGCGCGGCGCGGCTGATCCAGCTCTGCCTGCCGCACATGCGGGCGCAAGGTCGCGGGAGGATCATCAACATCTCGTCGATCGGCGGCAAGCTCGCCTCGCCGATGGGCGGGTGGTACCACGCCTCGAAGTTCGCGCTGGAGGGCTACTCGGACGCGCTGCGCAACGAGGTGGCACAGTTCGGCATCGACGTGGTCGTCATCGAGCCCGGTGGCGTCGCGTCGGAATGGGCCGGCATCGCCTCGGAGGCGGCGCTGCGCTACTCCGGCAAGGGCGCGTACGCCGCGCTCGCCAACAAGTTCAACGACCTGCAGCAGCAGATCACCAGCAACCCGGGACCGGCCGTGATCAGCGATCTCGTCGTCAAGGCGCTCAAGGCCAGACGCCCCAAGGCGCGATACCACGGGGGTTTCCTCGCGAGCCCGATGCTGTTCCTGAAGTACGTCCTGTCCGACCGGCTCTTCGACCGCATGATCAGGATGGCGATGCGATGA
- a CDS encoding NAD(P)/FAD-dependent oxidoreductase: protein MKIDFAVIGGSYAGMAAALQLARARRQVLVVDAGRRRNQCVDDHDGEAHGFLTQDGRAPAAIAEEARRQLRLYPTVQWMAGLADDGRVAPDGRLEFRVGDVAVSAGRLILATGVRDELPPVPGLAERWGRSVFHCPYCHGYELDQGRIGIVAASPLAQHHAMMLPDWGVPTLFLNGAYDPSADDLDEFARRGTRVEPTPIARIDGFADVVLQDGRTLTMDGLFTQPRTTPSSTIAEQFGCAMEDGPMGPFIKVGAMQDTNVPNVFACGDAARAAGSVTLAVSDGAMAGFGAHRSTMF from the coding sequence ATGAAGATTGATTTCGCCGTCATCGGCGGCAGCTACGCCGGCATGGCCGCCGCCCTTCAGCTGGCACGGGCTCGTCGCCAGGTGCTCGTGGTCGATGCAGGGCGCCGTCGCAACCAATGTGTCGACGATCACGACGGCGAGGCTCATGGCTTCCTGACGCAGGACGGCCGCGCGCCCGCGGCGATCGCCGAGGAAGCGCGCCGTCAGTTGCGGCTCTATCCGACCGTGCAGTGGATGGCCGGACTGGCCGACGACGGCCGCGTGGCGCCGGACGGTCGGCTCGAATTCCGCGTCGGCGACGTCGCGGTCAGCGCCGGGCGGTTGATCCTCGCCACCGGCGTTCGCGATGAACTTCCGCCCGTGCCAGGTCTTGCGGAGCGCTGGGGACGCAGCGTCTTCCATTGCCCGTACTGCCACGGCTACGAGCTGGACCAGGGCCGCATCGGCATCGTCGCCGCGTCACCGCTGGCGCAGCATCACGCGATGATGCTGCCGGACTGGGGCGTGCCGACGCTGTTCCTGAACGGCGCCTACGATCCCAGCGCCGACGACCTCGATGAGTTCGCCCGCCGCGGCACGCGCGTGGAGCCCACGCCGATCGCACGCATCGACGGTTTCGCCGACGTCGTGCTGCAGGACGGCCGGACGCTGACGATGGACGGCCTCTTCACCCAGCCGCGCACGACGCCGTCGAGCACGATCGCCGAGCAGTTCGGCTGCGCGATGGAAGACGGTCCGATGGGCCCCTTCATCAAGGTCGGCGCCATGCAGGACACCAACGTGCCCAACGTCTTCGCCTGCGGTGATGCGGCCCGCGCGGCCGGCAGCGTCACGCTCGCCGTGTCCGACGGCGCGATGGCCGGCTTCGGCGCACATCGGTCGACGATGTTCTGA
- a CDS encoding response regulator gives MNSPLPSAVAALLDQQQGDRVLMVDDVPDNLSLLHDALDEHGYIVLAATSGEAALACVQQGRPDIVLLDAMMPGMDGFEVARRLKADPSTAHIPIIFMTGLTETEHLVAALQAGGVDYVTKPLDPRAVLARMQVHLQGARQARQTRQALDAFGYASIAVRASSGRLLWQTPLARELLQLYYGTIAPQTPAPVLAWLRKTLDDMASHAPADGMPPQEPARLCAELGARRLSFRLHHCIGGEDTPGVAGVGAAAGGDWLIVMREVSDVAVIRSLGLAFSLTAREAEVLYWVVKGKINRDIGEILGASPATVKKHLERIHAKLGVETRTAAASMALTRVREMHPQWEV, from the coding sequence ATGAACTCTCCGCTTCCTTCCGCCGTGGCCGCGCTGCTGGACCAGCAGCAAGGCGATCGCGTCCTCATGGTGGACGACGTGCCGGACAACCTGTCGCTGCTGCATGACGCGCTCGACGAGCACGGCTACATCGTGCTGGCGGCCACCAGCGGCGAGGCCGCGCTCGCCTGCGTGCAGCAGGGTCGGCCCGACATCGTGCTGCTAGACGCGATGATGCCGGGCATGGACGGCTTCGAGGTCGCGCGCCGGCTGAAGGCCGATCCTTCGACGGCCCACATCCCGATCATCTTCATGACGGGGCTGACGGAGACGGAGCACCTGGTCGCCGCGCTGCAGGCCGGCGGCGTCGACTACGTGACCAAGCCGCTCGATCCGCGCGCGGTGCTGGCGCGCATGCAGGTCCACCTTCAGGGCGCGCGGCAGGCGCGGCAGACGCGCCAGGCGCTGGACGCCTTCGGCTACGCGAGCATCGCGGTGCGCGCGTCTTCGGGCCGCTTGCTCTGGCAGACGCCGCTGGCGCGCGAGCTGCTGCAGCTCTACTACGGCACGATCGCGCCGCAGACGCCGGCGCCGGTGCTGGCGTGGCTGCGCAAGACGCTCGACGACATGGCGAGCCACGCGCCCGCGGACGGCATGCCGCCGCAGGAGCCGGCCCGGCTGTGCGCCGAGCTCGGCGCGCGGCGGCTGAGCTTCCGGCTGCACCACTGCATCGGCGGCGAGGACACGCCCGGCGTGGCCGGCGTGGGTGCGGCGGCCGGCGGCGACTGGCTGATCGTGATGCGCGAGGTCTCGGACGTCGCGGTGATCCGCTCGCTGGGGCTGGCCTTCAGCCTGACGGCGCGGGAGGCGGAGGTGCTCTACTGGGTGGTGAAGGGCAAGATCAACCGCGACATCGGCGAGATCCTCGGTGCCAGCCCCGCGACGGTGAAGAAGCACCTGGAGCGCATCCACGCCAAGCTGGGCGTGGAGACCCGCACGGCGGCGGCGTCGATGGCGCTCACGCGGGTGCGGGAGATGCATCCGCAGTGGGAGGTCTGA
- a CDS encoding TA system antitoxin ParD family protein, giving the protein MSSNSVRVSAELFQSAQEQGTDMMRSAAQQVEHWARLGKALEEAGLSTGEMLAVLRGAVAATTKSSRTKRALSVEVVSEEELWAHKRAKQAKDIANVDSGKVSAMAMGWFSSKRIKQAEIPNSPY; this is encoded by the coding sequence ATGTCATCGAATTCGGTCCGCGTCAGCGCTGAACTTTTTCAGTCGGCCCAGGAGCAGGGAACGGACATGATGCGATCGGCCGCGCAACAGGTGGAGCACTGGGCCAGGCTGGGAAAGGCGCTGGAAGAAGCCGGCCTGTCGACCGGCGAGATGCTCGCCGTACTGCGAGGCGCAGTCGCCGCGACCACGAAATCGTCCAGAACAAAACGCGCCTTGAGCGTTGAGGTCGTCAGTGAGGAGGAACTCTGGGCGCACAAGCGCGCCAAGCAGGCGAAGGACATTGCGAACGTCGACTCGGGCAAGGTGTCGGCAATGGCAATGGGCTGGTTCTCCTCCAAACGCATCAAGCAGGCCGAGATTCCCAACTCTCCGTATTGA
- a CDS encoding urease subunit gamma — translation MELTPREKDKLLIFTAALLAERRKARGLKLNYPEAVAFLSAAVMEGARDGKTVAQMMKEGRELLTRDDVMDGVPEMIPDIQVEATFPDGTKLVTVHQPIP, via the coding sequence ATGGAATTGACGCCCCGCGAAAAAGACAAGCTGCTGATCTTCACCGCCGCGCTGCTCGCCGAGCGGCGCAAGGCGCGAGGGCTGAAGCTCAACTACCCGGAAGCCGTCGCCTTCCTCAGCGCCGCCGTCATGGAAGGCGCCCGCGACGGCAAGACCGTCGCCCAGATGATGAAAGAGGGCCGCGAGCTCCTCACCCGCGACGACGTCATGGACGGCGTGCCGGAAATGATCCCCGACATCCAGGTCGAGGCGACCTTCCCCGACGGCACCAAGCTCGTCACCGTCCACCAGCCGATCCCTTGA
- a CDS encoding Rrf2 family transcriptional regulator — MKSNSQLSDVLHVLLHMAESEGPSTSESLAAAMQTNPVVLRRLMGGLREAGFVASAKGHGGGWVLSCPLDRITLRDVHEALGGASLVSLGFREEHPECLVARAVNDAIGNAVQEAEALLLKRLGSVTLATLSRDFHKRMVELGHAPHRLEEHHHED; from the coding sequence ATGAAATCCAACAGCCAGCTGTCCGACGTCCTCCACGTGCTGCTGCACATGGCCGAGAGCGAAGGACCGTCCACCTCTGAATCGCTCGCCGCTGCGATGCAGACCAACCCCGTGGTGCTGCGCCGCCTGATGGGCGGCCTGCGCGAGGCGGGCTTCGTCGCGTCCGCGAAGGGCCACGGCGGCGGCTGGGTGCTGTCGTGCCCGCTCGACCGCATCACCCTGCGCGACGTGCATGAGGCGCTCGGCGGGGCATCGCTGGTGTCCCTCGGTTTCCGCGAGGAGCACCCGGAGTGCCTCGTCGCCCGAGCCGTCAACGACGCGATCGGCAACGCCGTGCAGGAAGCCGAAGCGCTCCTGCTGAAGCGGCTCGGTTCAGTCACGCTGGCCACGCTGTCCCGCGACTTCCACAAGCGCATGGTCGAACTCGGCCACGCGCCTCATCGCCTCGAGGAGCATCACCATGAAGATTGA
- a CDS encoding 2OG-Fe(II) oxygenase → MQIQTHNDRVFTVPGFLSPEECTEVIALAEQSGFDAATVRLEAGQQLLAHIRNNERTTAASAAWVERLWGRLRQLPLPEIDGSRAVGLPRELRFYKYSQGQRFRMHKDGPWREDGLVSRLSFLVYLNEGFEGGETGFRDFSVRPRTGGALVFVHDTWHEGSPVTSGTKYVLRSDVMYAPVVDSQDSRVDSKFDSGFDSRF, encoded by the coding sequence ATGCAGATCCAGACCCACAACGATCGCGTGTTCACCGTGCCGGGTTTCCTCTCCCCCGAGGAATGCACCGAGGTGATCGCCCTGGCGGAGCAGAGCGGTTTCGACGCCGCGACGGTCCGGCTGGAGGCGGGACAGCAGTTGCTGGCCCACATCCGCAACAACGAGCGGACGACGGCGGCCAGCGCCGCCTGGGTCGAACGGCTGTGGGGGCGGTTGCGGCAGCTGCCGCTGCCCGAGATCGACGGCTCGCGCGCGGTGGGCCTGCCGCGGGAGCTGCGCTTCTACAAGTACTCGCAGGGCCAGCGCTTCCGGATGCACAAGGACGGGCCGTGGCGCGAAGACGGGCTCGTCAGCCGGCTGAGCTTCCTGGTCTATCTGAACGAAGGTTTCGAAGGCGGCGAGACCGGCTTCCGCGACTTCTCCGTCCGGCCCCGGACCGGCGGCGCGCTGGTCTTCGTCCACGACACCTGGCATGAAGGCTCGCCCGTCACCTCGGGCACGAAGTACGTGCTGCGCTCGGATGTCATGTACGCGCCGGTGGTCGACAGTCAGGATTCGAGGGTCGACTCGAAGTTCGACTCCGGCTTCGACTCGCGGTTCTGA
- a CDS encoding AraC family transcriptional regulator, translating to MRATHIPMVASVSARLAALGLDVDVVAARAGIPAGFTRRPGTGLDTRQFFAFWRAVAELSGDPLIGLKIGGEVGPSQLEAVSVAALHSATFGDALARLARYKGLCCPEEVRVERSSAGGSGKGESAGERDLARLSFHWILAKESCPTIISDAAFASAHALARVGTGRTVVPHRLELMRMPSDTAPYASYFGCEVRTGCVGDALVYDAEALDLPFVTRNEDLLAVLVPALDAQLDAMGEVDIETQARSVLMKMMRGDRPTIDTLARALNMSARSLQRRLGEAGTSYQGVLDHVRLETARRLLADTAFSPGEIAFFLGFEEANSFQRAFRRWEGRTPAQWREQQGSEELRS from the coding sequence ATGAGGGCGACCCATATCCCGATGGTGGCATCCGTGTCGGCGCGACTGGCCGCGCTCGGCCTCGATGTCGACGTCGTCGCCGCCCGGGCGGGGATTCCGGCGGGATTCACGCGTCGACCGGGGACCGGTCTCGACACGCGGCAGTTCTTCGCCTTCTGGCGCGCGGTCGCGGAGCTCTCGGGCGATCCCTTGATCGGATTGAAGATCGGCGGCGAGGTCGGTCCGTCGCAACTGGAGGCCGTCTCGGTGGCCGCGCTGCATTCGGCGACCTTCGGCGACGCGCTGGCCCGCCTGGCGCGCTACAAGGGCCTGTGCTGTCCCGAGGAAGTGCGCGTCGAGCGCTCCAGCGCGGGTGGCAGCGGCAAAGGCGAGAGCGCTGGTGAACGCGACCTGGCCCGCCTGAGCTTCCATTGGATCCTGGCCAAGGAGTCCTGCCCGACCATCATCAGCGACGCGGCCTTCGCGTCGGCGCACGCGCTGGCACGCGTGGGCACCGGTCGCACCGTCGTGCCCCACCGGCTGGAGTTGATGCGAATGCCGTCGGACACCGCGCCCTACGCGTCGTACTTCGGCTGTGAGGTCCGCACCGGATGCGTCGGCGATGCGCTGGTCTACGACGCCGAGGCGCTGGACCTCCCTTTCGTGACGCGCAACGAGGACCTGCTCGCGGTGCTCGTGCCGGCGCTCGATGCGCAGCTGGACGCGATGGGCGAGGTGGACATCGAGACGCAGGCGCGCTCGGTCCTGATGAAGATGATGCGCGGCGACCGTCCGACCATCGACACGCTGGCCCGCGCGCTCAACATGAGCGCACGGTCGCTGCAGCGCAGACTCGGCGAGGCGGGGACCAGCTATCAAGGCGTGCTCGATCACGTCCGTCTGGAGACGGCGAGGCGCCTGCTCGCGGACACCGCGTTCTCACCGGGCGAGATCGCGTTCTTCCTCGGATTCGAAGAGGCCAATTCGTTCCAGCGGGCGTTCCGGCGGTGGGAGGGAAGGACGCCGGCGCAGTGGCGGGAGCAGCAGGGATCCGAGGAGCTGCGCAGCTGA